Proteins from a single region of Lentimicrobium saccharophilum:
- the rimP gene encoding ribosome assembly cofactor RimP, protein MIDKSDIQREVEKALGESDKFVVEVKVKAGNRITVLLDSDTHITIDDCVAVTRHIESAFSRETEDYDLTVSSAGIDQPYKLLRQYIKNIGREVEVSLADGSVFKGKLTAADKDKITVYRKAKVKKVETEETREIPFGEIKQTMEIISFK, encoded by the coding sequence ATGATAGACAAATCAGACATACAGCGTGAAGTTGAAAAGGCGCTGGGCGAAAGTGATAAATTCGTGGTTGAGGTGAAGGTGAAAGCCGGCAACCGCATAACGGTGCTGCTTGACAGCGACACCCATATCACCATTGATGATTGTGTGGCTGTGACACGCCACATTGAATCGGCATTCAGCCGCGAAACCGAGGATTATGACCTTACTGTCTCTTCGGCAGGCATCGATCAGCCTTATAAGCTTCTGAGACAGTACATCAAAAACATCGGACGCGAAGTTGAAGTCAGCCTGGCTGACGGATCAGTTTTCAAAGGGAAGCTCACCGCAGCCGATAAAGACAAAATCACGGTTTACAGAAAAGCCAAGGTCAAAAAAGTTGAAACTGAAGAAACCAGGGAAATCCCCTTTGGCGAAATCAAACAGACAATGGAGATCATCTCTTTCAAATAA
- the infB gene encoding translation initiation factor IF-2, whose amino-acid sequence MSEVSKSTRLGKAAQEFNVGMNTIVEFLHKKGIKVDNNANTKLTPEAYALLVKEYQSEKTVKEVSKKIELEYTQHKTISISDKRQAVDEEFEPEVTREELFIRNMPLEPEKVSKPQPVKEEKPVAPKKEAAPEPAPEVKTEPEPVVPAQPVVSEIEKPEEKHVADTDLDEKKKEATPAAHPSEPAEALSKPEAAKETPAEEVPSEPADQQPGRLKVLGTMDLEALQKSTSRKPKEPKKKGKHAEAAQPSAEEKQPEVTADETPAPSEAPAAQPAAEVPQTPEVEEKPEVVETPPVVERESNFLKTEVRKLEGPTILGSMKLPEPRKPEPKKPVASSSDDSMKSKKKKRKRIKKTGEDTAGAESTPGSTPAQSGHGGGAPRGKPSRDKKGVRRDIPKAELSPEDIQKQIKETLQRLSSGGKSKTSKHRREKRSIASQMMAEEAMKREEDLKTITVAEFVTANELANLMDVPVTQIISTCLSLGLFVSINQRLDAETIVVVADEFGYTVKFVGVEDVEAMSAVEEEDAPEDLLPRAPIVTVMGHVDHGKTSLLDYIRHTNVIAGEAGGITQHIGAYEVKLEGGKKITFLDTPGHEAFTAMRARGAKITDIVIIVIAADDTVMPQTVEAINHAQAAGVPIVFAINKIDKPNANAEKIREELSKRNILVEDWGGKYQSQEISAKKGLNVELLLEKVLLEAEMLDLKANPTRLASGTILESSLDKGRGYVAKILVQTGTLKQGDLVMAGTTIGRVKAMYNERNLPIKEAGPSTPLLLLGLNAAPQAGDTFKVMTDEREAKNIVAKRQQLQREQGIRTQKHITLDEIGRRIAIGDFKELNIIVKGDVDGSVEALSDSLLKLSTQEVQVNIIHKSVGAITESDVLLASASNAVIVGFQVRPSLGARKLAEQEQIDIRTYSIIYTAINEIKAAIEGMLSPDIEEKIVCNIEVRETFKITKVGTVAGCMVLDGKIHRNTKIRIIRDGIVVYTGNLGSLKRFKDDVKEVSAGYECGLNIENFNDIKVRDIIEGYEEVEVKRKL is encoded by the coding sequence ATGTCAGAAGTAAGTAAGAGCACAAGACTTGGTAAGGCAGCGCAGGAGTTTAATGTGGGCATGAATACCATTGTCGAGTTCCTTCACAAGAAAGGAATCAAAGTCGACAATAATGCCAACACCAAACTCACGCCCGAAGCTTACGCATTGCTGGTGAAGGAGTATCAGTCGGAGAAGACGGTTAAGGAAGTCTCAAAGAAAATCGAACTCGAATACACCCAGCACAAGACCATTTCCATTTCGGACAAGCGGCAGGCCGTCGATGAAGAATTTGAGCCTGAAGTTACCCGCGAAGAGCTTTTCATCCGTAACATGCCACTGGAGCCTGAAAAAGTCAGCAAGCCCCAGCCCGTGAAGGAGGAAAAACCTGTTGCACCGAAAAAAGAAGCTGCTCCGGAGCCTGCTCCTGAAGTAAAAACTGAACCTGAACCGGTTGTTCCTGCCCAACCTGTTGTTTCAGAGATTGAAAAACCGGAAGAGAAGCATGTTGCTGATACTGACCTTGATGAAAAAAAGAAAGAAGCAACACCGGCGGCGCATCCTTCAGAACCTGCTGAAGCCTTAAGTAAACCGGAAGCAGCAAAGGAAACTCCGGCTGAAGAAGTTCCTTCAGAACCGGCCGATCAGCAGCCCGGACGACTCAAGGTACTCGGAACAATGGATCTTGAAGCCTTGCAAAAATCAACATCGCGCAAGCCAAAAGAACCCAAAAAGAAAGGAAAACATGCGGAAGCAGCGCAGCCGTCTGCGGAAGAAAAACAACCCGAAGTCACTGCAGATGAAACCCCTGCTCCTTCGGAAGCGCCTGCAGCCCAGCCTGCCGCTGAGGTTCCGCAAACCCCTGAAGTTGAAGAAAAACCTGAAGTTGTCGAAACTCCTCCCGTTGTGGAGCGTGAATCCAACTTCCTGAAAACAGAAGTCAGAAAGCTTGAAGGGCCTACCATCCTTGGCTCGATGAAGCTTCCCGAGCCACGCAAACCGGAGCCCAAGAAACCGGTCGCCTCTTCATCGGATGACTCAATGAAGTCGAAAAAGAAAAAAAGAAAGCGCATCAAAAAGACAGGAGAAGATACTGCCGGAGCAGAAAGCACACCGGGAAGCACCCCTGCCCAGTCAGGACACGGTGGCGGAGCGCCCAGGGGCAAGCCCTCACGCGACAAGAAGGGCGTGCGCCGTGATATTCCTAAGGCCGAGCTATCACCCGAAGATATCCAGAAACAAATTAAAGAAACCCTTCAGCGACTCAGTTCGGGAGGAAAATCCAAAACTTCGAAACACCGCCGCGAGAAAAGAAGCATTGCCAGCCAGATGATGGCTGAAGAAGCAATGAAACGCGAAGAAGATCTGAAAACAATCACTGTGGCAGAATTCGTTACAGCCAACGAACTTGCCAACCTGATGGATGTTCCGGTGACCCAGATTATCTCCACCTGCCTCTCGCTGGGCCTTTTTGTTTCGATCAATCAGCGCCTGGATGCAGAAACCATTGTGGTGGTAGCCGATGAATTTGGTTATACCGTAAAATTTGTAGGTGTTGAGGATGTTGAAGCTATGTCGGCAGTGGAAGAAGAAGATGCTCCTGAAGATCTCCTGCCCCGGGCGCCCATTGTTACGGTTATGGGACATGTTGACCACGGAAAGACTTCGTTGCTTGACTATATCCGGCATACAAACGTTATTGCCGGAGAAGCCGGTGGAATCACCCAGCACATCGGTGCTTATGAAGTAAAACTCGAAGGCGGGAAAAAGATCACTTTCCTCGACACACCCGGCCACGAAGCATTTACCGCCATGCGTGCCAGGGGAGCAAAAATCACTGATATCGTAATTATTGTGATTGCTGCCGACGATACCGTTATGCCTCAGACCGTTGAGGCCATCAACCACGCGCAGGCAGCCGGCGTACCCATTGTATTTGCCATCAACAAAATAGATAAACCCAACGCCAACGCCGAAAAGATCAGGGAAGAACTTTCGAAGCGCAACATTCTTGTGGAAGATTGGGGAGGCAAGTATCAGAGCCAGGAAATATCGGCTAAAAAAGGCCTGAACGTTGAACTCTTACTGGAAAAAGTATTACTCGAAGCAGAAATGCTCGACCTGAAAGCCAATCCGACAAGACTGGCCAGCGGCACCATACTTGAATCCTCTCTTGATAAAGGTCGTGGTTATGTGGCTAAAATCCTGGTTCAGACAGGCACTTTGAAACAAGGCGACCTTGTTATGGCCGGAACTACGATCGGAAGGGTCAAAGCAATGTACAACGAGCGTAACCTGCCGATCAAAGAGGCCGGACCAAGTACGCCTTTGTTGTTGCTCGGACTTAATGCCGCCCCCCAGGCCGGTGACACTTTCAAGGTAATGACTGACGAAAGGGAAGCCAAGAATATTGTGGCCAAACGTCAGCAACTGCAGCGCGAACAGGGCATCCGTACACAAAAACACATTACCCTCGACGAAATCGGCCGCCGGATCGCCATTGGTGACTTTAAGGAACTTAACATCATTGTCAAAGGTGATGTAGACGGATCGGTTGAAGCACTCTCCGATTCATTACTTAAACTCTCAACACAGGAAGTCCAGGTCAATATCATCCATAAATCAGTGGGTGCCATTACTGAAAGTGATGTACTGCTGGCGTCCGCATCGAATGCCGTAATCGTTGGCTTCCAGGTGCGTCCATCGCTGGGCGCCCGTAAGCTGGCCGAACAGGAGCAGATCGACATCCGCACTTACTCCATTATCTACACCGCCATCAACGAAATCAAGGCGGCCATAGAGGGGATGCTTTCTCCCGATATTGAAGAGAAAATCGTCTGCAACATTGAAGTCAGGGAGACCTTCAAAATCACCAAGGTTGGTACCGTGGCAGGATGTATGGTGCTCGACGGCAAAATCCACCGGAACACCAAAATCAGAATCATCCGCGACGGTATCGTGGTATATACCGGTAATCTCGGCTCTCTCAAACGCTTCAAGGATGATGTGAAAGAGGTATCCGCCGGCTATGAATGCGGGCTGAACATCGAGAACTTTAACGACATCAAAGTCAGGGATATCATCGAAGGCTATGAGGAAGTTGAAGTAAAACGGAAACTCTGA
- a CDS encoding glycosyltransferase, producing MSHRKPRILVCPLDWGLGHATRCIPVIRSLMKAGAETVIAADGPQLQLLRLEFPGVEFINFPGYRVNYSKRIPAGIHILFQTPRLLFNVYHEHRKLKKLITSLDIDAVISDNRYGLWHRHTCSVIISHQVNILPPPALRVFTPLLHKLVRSVIRHFHFCWVPDLAATPNLSGELSHGKSLPENTSYIGLLSRFSESPENEKEIKAYDMVAIVSGPEPQRSIFEEMLIDQLPPDGKKCLLLRGLPGDQEIRPLRENLDVAHHLPSDMLGRLLRSGPLVICRAGYSTLMEIAMMGNKAILIPTPGQTEQEYLAETLDKSGIYLTCRQGNLNLKTAITEADRRPGLNIQQENKLLESAIKALMESIEQGPAAGRKWNGTQ from the coding sequence ATGAGCCATAGGAAACCCCGCATACTTGTTTGTCCGCTTGACTGGGGACTGGGGCATGCCACCCGCTGCATCCCGGTGATCAGGAGCCTGATGAAAGCCGGCGCCGAAACGGTGATCGCTGCCGATGGACCCCAGCTTCAATTGCTCCGCCTCGAATTTCCCGGGGTCGAGTTCATCAACTTCCCTGGATACCGGGTCAATTACAGCAAAAGAATTCCTGCAGGCATCCATATCCTGTTTCAGACGCCCCGCCTGCTTTTCAATGTTTACCACGAACACCGGAAACTCAAAAAACTGATAACATCTCTGGATATTGATGCGGTGATTTCCGACAACCGTTACGGCCTGTGGCATCGTCATACCTGTTCCGTAATAATTTCCCATCAGGTGAATATCCTTCCTCCTCCGGCTTTACGCGTTTTCACTCCGTTATTGCATAAACTTGTCCGGTCTGTTATCCGGCACTTTCATTTTTGCTGGGTGCCTGATCTGGCAGCAACCCCCAATCTTTCAGGGGAACTTTCGCATGGGAAGTCACTGCCTGAGAACACAAGCTACATCGGGCTGCTGAGCCGGTTCAGCGAGTCTCCCGAAAATGAAAAAGAAATTAAGGCATACGATATGGTGGCCATCGTTTCGGGGCCTGAACCACAAAGAAGCATTTTCGAGGAGATGCTGATTGACCAGCTGCCGCCAGACGGAAAAAAATGTCTGTTACTTAGAGGGCTTCCGGGTGATCAGGAGATCAGACCTCTCAGGGAAAACCTGGATGTGGCGCATCACCTGCCTTCAGATATGCTTGGCAGATTGCTCCGAAGCGGCCCCCTGGTGATTTGCAGGGCAGGTTATTCAACACTTATGGAAATTGCAATGATGGGAAACAAGGCCATTCTGATTCCCACTCCCGGCCAGACCGAGCAGGAGTACCTTGCTGAAACCCTTGATAAATCAGGCATTTATCTGACGTGCAGGCAGGGCAATTTAAACCTGAAAACAGCCATTACAGAGGCGGACCGTCGACCGGGCCTCAACATTCAACAGGAAAATAAACTGCTTGAATCAGCAATAAAAGCACTTATGGAAAGCATTGAACAGGGTCCCGCGGCCGGCCGCAAATGGAACGGAACTCAGTAA
- the nusA gene encoding transcription termination factor NusA, with protein MEHINLVETFSEFKEFKNIDRETMMRIIEDVFRHMLIKKYGSDENFNVIVNIDKGDLEIWRNREIVEDGDIEDENKQIAYSEAIKIEPDFEVGEEVSEEIRLMDFGRREILTIRQNLMSKIQEYEKDNIFKKYKEKIGEIITGEVYQVWKKEILVLDDEYIELTLPRSEQIPSDFYRKGDTIRAVVSKVDMRNNTPVIVLSRTSPAFLERLFESEVPEVYDGLITIRNIVRVPGERAKIAVESYDDRIDPVGACVGMKGSRIHGIVRELRNENIDVINFTNNPSLYITRALSPAKISSISINEGEKRADVYMKPDQVSLAIGKGGYNIKLASRLTGYEIDVYRDSDVDNEDVDLQEFSDEIDQWIIDELKAIGCDTARSVLDLSVDELVNRTDLEEETIREVVRILRAEFE; from the coding sequence ATGGAACATATCAATTTAGTCGAAACCTTCTCCGAATTCAAGGAGTTTAAAAACATCGACCGTGAAACCATGATGCGCATCATCGAAGATGTGTTCAGGCATATGCTCATCAAAAAATATGGCTCGGATGAGAACTTTAACGTGATTGTTAATATCGACAAGGGAGACCTTGAGATATGGCGCAACCGTGAAATTGTTGAAGACGGGGATATTGAAGATGAAAACAAACAGATTGCCTATTCCGAAGCCATCAAAATTGAACCGGACTTTGAAGTAGGCGAAGAGGTTTCGGAAGAGATCAGGCTGATGGATTTCGGCAGGCGGGAAATCCTTACCATCCGTCAGAACCTGATGTCGAAGATCCAGGAATACGAGAAAGACAACATCTTCAAGAAATACAAGGAGAAGATCGGCGAGATCATTACCGGAGAGGTATATCAGGTATGGAAAAAAGAAATCCTGGTGCTCGACGATGAATACATTGAGCTGACGCTCCCCCGTTCCGAACAGATCCCTTCGGACTTTTACCGCAAGGGCGACACCATCCGCGCGGTGGTTTCGAAAGTGGATATGAGGAACAACACCCCGGTAATCGTCCTTTCACGCACATCTCCGGCATTTCTCGAGCGGTTGTTCGAATCGGAGGTGCCTGAGGTGTATGACGGGCTGATTACCATCCGCAACATTGTAAGGGTTCCGGGCGAGCGTGCCAAAATCGCCGTAGAGAGTTACGACGACCGCATCGACCCTGTAGGCGCCTGCGTTGGGATGAAAGGATCACGTATCCACGGGATTGTCAGGGAGTTGCGCAACGAGAATATCGATGTAATCAACTTTACCAACAATCCATCGCTTTACATTACCCGCGCCCTCAGCCCGGCCAAGATCTCCTCTATCAGCATCAACGAAGGAGAGAAACGCGCCGATGTTTATATGAAGCCCGACCAGGTTTCTCTTGCCATCGGAAAAGGCGGCTACAATATCAAGCTGGCCAGCAGGCTTACCGGTTATGAAATTGATGTTTACCGCGATTCTGATGTTGACAATGAAGATGTTGACCTTCAGGAATTCTCTGATGAAATCGATCAGTGGATCATCGATGAGCTGAAAGCCATCGGCTGTGACACTGCCCGCAGCGTACTCGACCTCAGCGTTGATGAGCTGGTAAACCGCACCGATCTTGAAGAAGAAACCATCAGGGAGGTGGTCAGAATACTGAGGGCAGAGTTTGAATAA
- a CDS encoding glycosyltransferase family 117 protein gives MNNYRKFNNIIGWITFAIALVVYTLTLEPTASWWDCGEYIATAFKLQVGHPPGAPLFQMAGRFFSLFASGNNENVALMVNFMSGLVSAFTILFLFWTITHLARKVIVKDNEMSKAQLAVILGSGLVGALAYTFSDSFWFSAVEGEVYAMSSFFTAVVFWAILKWEENADEKHSIRWIVLIAYLVGLSIGVHLLNLLAIPAIAFVYYFKKYKPTTKGIFLTGTVSIFLLAAIMYIIIPWVVDLSARFELLFVNSFGLPFNSGTLVYFALITAGLVFGLGYTRRKGKLIANTALLALTFILIGYSSFLMLVIRANTNTPINENNPDDAISLLSYLNREQYGTWPLFQGQYYSAPLDPQDPYKDGSPVYIRDKKSGKYVITDARKNSIPNYDPKFTTIFPRMWSSQDNHVRAYKSWGKIQGIPIAATNNSGEPETIIRPTFGENMRFLFRYQLGHMYFRYFMWNFAGRQNDIEGHGGISNGNWISGINFIDEARLGKQSDLPQSMQSPARNTYYLLPLILGVVGMLYHFNRNYKDGLVVALLFFMTGIAIVLYLNQTPFQPRERDYAYAGSFYAFAIWIGLGVLSLYEAVTKRLKVSQLAVAGGITAVCLVLVPGIMAVENWDDHDRSGKYPARDFAANYLNSCAPNAVLITNGDNDTFPLWYAQEVEGIRTDIRVVNYMLSSGDWYVHQLARKIYDSEPLSFTLTPEQYNKGVNEFLPYFSRGEVTDRVELKDLIGFIADESARSKVTLQSGERINYFPTKKLKLTVDSARAVSSGVVPAYMADSIVPVIEWDVRSNYLYKNDLMLMDFLATSNWERPLYFASPGSVSKVLDIDKYCHLTGIVYKFIPVLAEDYVPGLGGIDAEASYDILMNNCKWGNLNQPGVYVDRESYRNSMMPKQNYMRLAQALQRKGKHTEAVAVADRCLAEFPNNKITFDYYMLPLAEVYYKAGATEKANDFIRTIAGIYIENLNYYNSVEPAFASYYQEDSMQAYAVMSRVWEWAEAYGQQALLEEFKSKMMIPEDLKDIFK, from the coding sequence ATGAACAACTACAGGAAATTCAACAACATCATCGGCTGGATCACTTTTGCCATTGCCCTTGTTGTGTACACCCTTACCCTTGAGCCAACCGCAAGCTGGTGGGATTGTGGTGAGTATATCGCTACCGCCTTTAAACTTCAGGTGGGCCATCCTCCCGGAGCACCGCTGTTTCAGATGGCAGGCCGCTTTTTCTCGTTGTTCGCATCCGGCAATAACGAAAATGTGGCCCTGATGGTGAATTTTATGTCGGGACTTGTGAGTGCATTTACCATATTATTTCTCTTTTGGACCATTACCCACCTTGCCAGGAAAGTGATCGTGAAAGACAATGAAATGTCGAAAGCTCAACTGGCCGTTATCCTTGGCAGCGGACTGGTGGGCGCGCTGGCATATACTTTCTCTGACTCGTTCTGGTTTTCGGCTGTCGAAGGCGAGGTTTATGCCATGTCCTCTTTCTTTACTGCCGTGGTATTCTGGGCTATTCTGAAATGGGAGGAAAATGCCGATGAGAAACACAGCATCCGCTGGATTGTGCTGATCGCTTACCTGGTAGGCCTTTCTATCGGGGTTCACCTGCTTAACCTGCTGGCCATCCCGGCAATCGCGTTTGTTTATTATTTCAAGAAGTACAAGCCAACCACCAAGGGAATTTTTCTCACCGGCACTGTTTCCATCTTCCTGCTGGCTGCCATCATGTATATCATTATACCCTGGGTGGTTGACCTTTCAGCCAGATTCGAGCTTTTATTTGTAAATTCTTTTGGATTACCTTTCAATTCGGGGACACTGGTCTATTTTGCACTGATTACGGCAGGGCTGGTTTTTGGTCTCGGATATACGCGCCGCAAAGGAAAACTGATTGCGAACACCGCGTTGCTGGCACTTACCTTTATCCTGATCGGTTATTCATCTTTTCTGATGTTGGTGATCCGGGCCAATACCAACACCCCGATCAACGAAAACAATCCTGACGATGCCATCAGTCTGCTTTCCTATCTCAACCGTGAGCAATATGGCACATGGCCGCTATTCCAGGGGCAATATTACAGCGCTCCGCTTGATCCGCAGGATCCCTACAAGGATGGCTCGCCGGTATATATCCGGGATAAAAAATCGGGAAAATATGTGATCACCGACGCGCGTAAAAATTCAATTCCGAACTACGACCCGAAGTTCACCACGATTTTTCCGCGTATGTGGAGTTCGCAGGATAACCATGTCCGGGCTTATAAAAGCTGGGGAAAGATACAGGGGATTCCCATCGCAGCCACCAATAACAGCGGGGAACCTGAAACCATCATCAGGCCGACTTTCGGAGAAAACATGCGTTTCCTTTTCCGTTATCAGCTCGGCCATATGTACTTCCGTTACTTTATGTGGAATTTTGCCGGCAGGCAGAATGATATAGAAGGGCACGGGGGAATCAGTAACGGCAACTGGATCAGCGGCATTAATTTTATTGATGAAGCCAGGCTGGGCAAGCAAAGCGACCTGCCGCAGAGTATGCAAAGCCCCGCCCGCAATACCTATTACCTGCTGCCTTTGATCCTTGGCGTGGTAGGCATGCTTTACCATTTCAACCGGAATTACAAGGATGGTCTGGTGGTGGCACTGCTGTTCTTTATGACTGGCATCGCCATTGTGCTTTACCTGAACCAGACGCCGTTTCAACCGAGGGAAAGAGATTATGCCTATGCAGGCTCCTTTTATGCTTTCGCGATCTGGATCGGACTTGGAGTGCTCTCACTCTATGAGGCAGTCACCAAAAGGCTGAAAGTAAGTCAGCTTGCGGTCGCCGGCGGAATAACAGCGGTTTGCCTGGTACTGGTGCCCGGAATCATGGCAGTCGAAAACTGGGATGACCATGATCGTTCCGGTAAATATCCGGCCCGCGATTTTGCTGCCAACTATCTGAATTCCTGTGCACCCAACGCTGTACTGATTACCAATGGCGATAATGATACTTTCCCTTTGTGGTACGCCCAGGAGGTGGAGGGCATCCGCACGGATATCCGCGTAGTGAATTATATGCTTTCATCCGGTGACTGGTATGTACATCAGCTGGCGCGTAAGATTTACGACTCAGAACCCCTCAGTTTTACACTGACTCCTGAACAATACAATAAAGGAGTGAATGAGTTTCTTCCTTATTTCAGCAGGGGAGAAGTCACTGATCGGGTGGAATTGAAAGACCTGATCGGTTTTATTGCCGACGAATCGGCCCGCAGTAAAGTGACCCTTCAAAGCGGGGAGCGGATCAATTATTTCCCTACCAAAAAACTGAAATTAACGGTAGATTCAGCCAGGGCGGTCAGCAGCGGAGTAGTTCCTGCCTATATGGCCGACAGCATCGTACCGGTGATTGAATGGGACGTCAGGAGCAACTACCTCTATAAGAACGATCTGATGCTGATGGACTTCCTGGCAACCAGTAACTGGGAGCGGCCCCTGTATTTTGCCAGCCCTGGAAGTGTAAGCAAAGTGCTCGATATCGATAAATACTGTCATCTCACGGGTATTGTGTATAAGTTTATTCCTGTGCTGGCCGAAGATTATGTTCCCGGATTGGGCGGTATTGATGCAGAAGCTTCATACGATATATTGATGAATAATTGCAAATGGGGTAACCTGAACCAGCCGGGAGTTTATGTGGATCGTGAAAGCTACCGCAATTCCATGATGCCAAAGCAGAATTACATGCGCCTGGCCCAGGCACTGCAGCGCAAAGGTAAGCATACTGAGGCCGTGGCTGTTGCGGACCGCTGCCTGGCTGAGTTCCCGAACAACAAGATCACTTTTGACTACTATATGCTGCCACTGGCCGAGGTTTACTATAAAGCCGGTGCCACTGAAAAAGCCAATGATTTTATCCGTACCATCGCCGGTATCTATATTGAGAACCTGAACTATTATAATTCAGTGGAACCTGCATTTGCATCTTACTACCAGGAAGACAGCATGCAGGCCTACGCTGTTATGTCACGAGTGTGGGAATGGGCAGAAGCATACGGACAACAGGCGCTGCTTGAAGAGTTCAAATCAAAGATGATGATTCCCGAAGATCTGAAGGATATTTTTAAATAA
- the lgt gene encoding prolipoprotein diacylglyceryl transferase, whose product MLLNQISWDVSPVIFSLGSLHIRWYGLFFALSFYLGYVILEKQVFRREGLPIGLLDRLATYVVIGTVVGARLGHVFFYEPASYLRDPLSILKIWEGGLASHGAAIGILLALWIFKRKSGKTYLWTLDRLVIVVALGGFFIRMGNLMNSEIYGHYTSLPWGFVFLRDGETEPRHPTQIYEALSYLILFFALLKYYISNYKKLKEGFIFGIFLIVLFGVRFLIEFVKEPQVAFEQTMTLNMGQWLSIPFILAGAGLLWWTNKKK is encoded by the coding sequence ATGCTACTCAATCAGATAAGCTGGGACGTCAGTCCGGTCATTTTCAGCCTGGGAAGCCTGCATATCAGGTGGTACGGCCTTTTCTTTGCCTTATCCTTTTACCTGGGTTATGTCATCCTCGAAAAACAGGTATTCAGGCGTGAGGGTTTGCCCATCGGCCTGCTCGACCGCCTGGCCACCTACGTGGTAATCGGCACCGTGGTAGGTGCCAGGCTGGGCCATGTATTTTTCTACGAACCTGCCTCATACCTTCGCGACCCCCTCAGCATACTGAAAATATGGGAGGGTGGGCTGGCCAGCCACGGGGCTGCCATCGGAATATTACTTGCCCTCTGGATCTTTAAACGCAAGTCGGGCAAGACTTACCTCTGGACCCTCGACAGGCTGGTGATTGTTGTCGCGCTTGGAGGCTTCTTTATCCGTATGGGTAACCTGATGAACAGCGAAATATACGGGCATTATACCTCTCTGCCCTGGGGATTTGTTTTCCTGCGCGACGGAGAAACCGAGCCCAGGCACCCAACACAGATTTATGAAGCGCTTTCATACCTTATCCTGTTTTTTGCATTGCTGAAATATTATATCAGCAACTACAAAAAGCTGAAAGAAGGTTTTATTTTCGGTATTTTCCTCATCGTGCTGTTTGGCGTCCGTTTCCTGATTGAATTTGTAAAGGAACCCCAGGTCGCCTTCGAGCAAACCATGACGCTGAATATGGGTCAATGGTTAAGCATTCCATTCATACTTGCAGGCGCAGGACTGCTTTGGTGGACCAACAAAAAGAAATAA
- a CDS encoding superoxide dismutase: protein MRNLISSFVMMTAVLLITSGSFAQQSDTKKEEAKKAQTQAKPAAVPLSSTVKSAADVAAQQPEKAGKLYGGWMLPAAGLTFPALPYDLDALEPVIDKLTVEIHYDRHHRAYYNNFLKAVGGTEMETMTIFEIFSKMSELPVSVRNNGGGFFNHVLYWNNLSPKGGGEPGGELGEAITKYFGSFEAFRAKFDEAAKTRFGSGWAWLSVDPEKGELFISSTANQDNPLMNTESRRGFPILGIDVWEHAYYLKYQNKRADYVESFWKIVNWQDVEARYKQFHEMKDKLFR, encoded by the coding sequence ATGAGAAATTTAATCAGTTCATTCGTCATGATGACTGCTGTTTTGCTGATTACTTCAGGCAGTTTTGCCCAGCAGTCTGACACAAAAAAAGAAGAAGCAAAGAAGGCTCAGACACAGGCAAAACCGGCGGCTGTTCCGCTTAGTTCCACGGTTAAATCGGCAGCCGATGTTGCTGCCCAGCAACCTGAAAAAGCCGGGAAACTATACGGCGGGTGGATGCTGCCGGCCGCCGGACTTACATTCCCGGCACTGCCCTATGATTTGGATGCACTTGAACCTGTTATCGATAAACTGACGGTTGAAATTCATTATGACCGTCATCACCGGGCTTACTACAATAATTTTCTCAAGGCGGTTGGTGGCACTGAAATGGAGACCATGACCATTTTCGAGATTTTCAGCAAGATGTCTGAACTGCCGGTTTCGGTGCGTAACAATGGCGGCGGTTTCTTCAACCACGTATTGTACTGGAACAACCTGTCTCCCAAGGGTGGCGGAGAGCCTGGCGGAGAACTCGGGGAAGCAATCACCAAATATTTCGGCAGTTTTGAGGCATTCAGGGCTAAATTTGATGAAGCAGCCAAAACAAGGTTTGGTTCCGGCTGGGCCTGGCTTTCAGTTGATCCCGAAAAGGGGGAATTGTTTATCAGTTCCACTGCCAATCAGGACAATCCGCTGATGAATACGGAATCCCGCCGGGGGTTCCCGATTCTGGGAATTGATGTCTGGGAGCATGCCTATTACCTCAAATATCAGAACAAAAGGGCCGATTATGTTGAATCTTTCTGGAAAATTGTGAACTGGCAGGATGTTGAAGCCCGCTACAAGCAGTTTCATGAAATGAAGGACAAACTGTTCAGGTAA